In one Diabrotica virgifera virgifera chromosome 5, PGI_DIABVI_V3a genomic region, the following are encoded:
- the LOC114329779 gene encoding sterile alpha motif domain-containing protein 5-like, translated as MYTPKTMSGNIVAEWLRSLHLGQYAESFIDNGYDDLEICKQVGDPDLDAIGVFNQVHRSRLLQSVRTLREEGAASVYFTLEESVAVHDECFCDNVSARSSRTSSGRSEKETQRINASPGASSSAESGQEVAKYLDEYEEGKAELVKIPRVQLKVLLREKLSQDGIRLSCQPYSTQVSQMSTCCQIIIKCQISMYEKNLFDDEKHYIYRF; from the coding sequence ATGTACACGCCGAAGACTATGTCAGGCAACATCGTTGCTGAATGGTTGAGGTCTCTTCATCTCGGCCAATACGCCGAAAGTTTCATAGACAACGGCTACGACGACTTGGAAATATGCAAACAGGTCGGCGATCCCGACCTCGACGCAATCGGAGTGTTCAATCAAGTGCACCGCAGCAGGTTGTTGCAATCAGTAAGAACTCTTCGCGAGGAAGGTGCCGCATCCGTGTATTTCACCCTGGAGGAAAGTGTCGCGGTCCACGACGAGTGTTTTTGTGACAATGTGAGTGCTAGGTCTTCCCGAACATCTTCCGGACGATCTGAGAAAGAAACTCAGAGGATTAACGCGAGTCCTGGAGCTAGTTCTTCGGCCGAAAGTGGACAGGAGGTGGCTAAGTATCTGGACGAGTACGAGGAAGGGAAGGCCGAGTTGGTGAAGATACCGAGAGTGCAGTTGAAAGTGTTGTTGCGGGAAAAGCTGAGCCAAGACGGGATCAGATTGAGCTGTCAACCATATTCGACACAGGTAAGTCAAATGAGCACGTGTTGTCAAATAATAATAAAGTGTCAAATAAGCATGTATGAGAAGAATCTCTTTGACGATGAAAAGCACTATATTTATCGATTTTGA